A single region of the Syngnathus acus chromosome 6, fSynAcu1.2, whole genome shotgun sequence genome encodes:
- the malt3 gene encoding mucosa-associated lymphoid tissue lymphoma translocation protein 1, which produces MPNSKEKFNRWKEGNAPNDCFHPRHMMIGDIVIERQPVSVCVPANFKVTLSVRAEGAGILKYQWFTNGDDGENEVHGGTQADLIINPVKTHCYVCRVNDNFYNWVFSEWVKVKVLDIDASVSGLPRHWQGNPHIAINPKPQTVQPGAKITLRCSAFGNPAPRYQWYRNGHALLKNTTDTLQIDHAEAKHEGTYLCSVSNVLEEIWSEPVQVDIVQNDRLPQSPTKAVDKVALLIGNLNYSNHPGLMAPMMDVHELANLLRQLGFRVVSLLDLTKVEMLAAVEKFFDLLHKGVYGLFYYAGHGYESAGRNYLVPVDAPRPYQTGNCVCVQRIMLQMQERHTALNVILLDTCRKWYNQQRIPSEIMPQQPKGNTVYGYGTCEDAEAFEVQDGGRSTGIFTKYLNKHILQAEKVTHVLERASEDLGRDPLITGKQAVEIKHTLNEPRSLADPVQTAGHTRELHLRDFCWRQANELPRKRRLMFHCGVKVEVSFSALFSNVIVAFGVIKTTGPKTDNCTITLSSIPAMEELYSGPGRFEEADSMLFDKAVNPDCTLRVCGLQKLKESLVIKMDLHYTHTESRQRLTESQRVDIGKPLVASCKLYETIHTSHRKQDIASAQSMGNILHSKQELNPNQPGPCQPFTRKAECGALVAPFRCNEPEENDETL; this is translated from the exons ATGCCGAACTCGAAGGAAAAATTTAACCGATGGAAAGAAGGAAATGCACCGAATGATTGCTTCCATCCCCGTCATATGATGATCGGAG ACATTGTCATAGAGCGCCAGCCTGTCTCTGTTTGTGTGCCTGCGAACTTCAAGGTGACCCTGAGCGTTCGTGCTGAGGGTGCGGGCATCCTCAAGTACCAGTGGTTCACGAATGGTGATGATGGGGAGaacgag gtGCACGGTGGAACACAGGCAGATCTGATCATCAACCCCGTTAAAACTCACTGCTATGTGTGCCGGGTGAATGATAATTTTTATAACTGGGTGTTCAGTGAGTGGGTGAAAGTGAAAGTGCTGGATATTGACGCATCAG TGTCAGGTTTGCCACGCCACTGGCAGGGGAATCCCCACATTGCTATCAACCCCAAACCACAGACAGTCCAACCTGGTGCAAAAATCACACTCCGCTGCTCGGCATTTGGCAACCCGGCTCCACGTTACCAGTGGTACAGAAACGGACACGCGCTATTGAAAAACACTACCGACACGCTGCAG ATTGATCATGCCGAGGCTAAACATGAAGGAACATATCTGTGCTCAGTTTCTAACGTGCTGGAAGAAATATGGAGCGAACCCGTCCAAGTTGATATCG TTCAAAATGACCGACTTCCTCAATCACCCACAAAag CCGTTGACAAAGTTGCCCTTCTTATCGGCAACTTGAATTACTCCAACCACCCCGGTTTAATGGCCCCAATGATGGACGTCCACGAACTGGCTAACCTCCTGCGGCAGCTGGGATTCCGAGTGGTGTCCTTGTTGGATCTCACCAAGGTGGAGATGCTGGCTGCTGTGGAGAAGTTTTTTGACCTCCTTCACAAAGGAGTttacg GCCTTTTCTACTATGCTGGCCATGGCTACGAGAGTGCTGGGAGAAATTACTTGGTCCCTGTGGATGCTCCACGACCATATCAAACTGGAAATTGTGTATGCGTGCAGCGCATCATGCTGCAAATGCAGGAACGACACACTGCGCTGAATGTTATCCTGTTGGATACCTGCCGCAAATG gtacaaccAGCAACGTATACCGTCGGAGATTATGCCACAGCAGCCGAAGGGAAATACCGTGTATGGCTATGGCAC GTGTGAAGATGCTGAAGCGTTTGAAGTCCAAGATGGAGGAAGGAGTACAGGAATCTTCACCAAATACTTGAACAAGCACATCCTTCAGGCAGAAAAAGTGACACACGTCTTAGAGAGGGCGTCGGAGG atTTAGGCAGAGACCCTTTGATCACAGGCAAGCAGGCTGTGGAAATCAAGCACACCCTAAATGAACCTCGGTCACTTGCCGATCCGGTTCAGACGGCGGGCCACACAAGGGAGCTACACTTGAGAGATTTTTGCTGGCGACAAGCAAATG AACTACCAAGGAAGAGGCGGCTGATGTTCCATTGTGGAGTAAAAGTGGAAGTTAGCTTCTCAgccttgttttcaaatgtcatcGTGGCCTTTGGAGTTATTAAAACCACCGGCCCCAAAACGGACAACTGCACTATCACGCTGAGTAGCATACct GCAATGGAAGAACTTTATTCTGGGCCTGGAAGGTTTGAGGAGGCGGACTCCATGCTATTTGACAAAGCTGTTAATCCAGATTGTACTCTGAGAGTGTGTGGACTTCAAAAGCttaag GAATCGCTGGTCATTAAGATGGATCTACACTATACTCACACGGAGAGTAGGCAGCGTCTCACAGAGAGCCAACGGGTGGACATCGGAAAACCTTTGGTGGCGTCCTGTAAATTATACGAGACGATTCATACGTCACACAGGAAACAAGACATTGCTTCTGCCCAGAGCATGGGCAACATTTTACACAGCAAGCAAGAACTGAATCCCAATCAGCCTGGTCCATGTCAGCCTTTTACCAGGAAGGCCGAGTGTGGTGCTCTCGTGGCGCCCTTCCGATGCAATGAACCTGAGGAGAATGATGAGACGTTATAG
- the LOC119124142 gene encoding FERM domain-containing protein 5 isoform X1, with translation MLSRFVSGSVRNLEREYSCTVRLLDDSEYTCTIQRDAKGQYLFDLICHHLNLLEKDYFGIRYVDPDKQRHWLELTRSIAKQMKSQPPFTMCLRVKFYPPDPAALKEEITRYLVFLQIKRDLYHGRLLCKTSDAALLAAHILQAEIGNYDPGKHPEGYSSKFQFFPKHSEKLERRIADIHKTELIGQTPETSERNFLQKAQMLETYGVDPHPCKDVSGNPAFLAFTPFGFVVLQGNKRVHFLKWNEVTKLKFEGKTFHVYVNHKEETKITLTYFAPTPEACKHLWKCGVENQAFYKLEKSSQVRTVSSSNLFFKGSRFRYSGRVAKEVMEQSAKIKREPPEIHRAGLVPSRSCPSITHGPRLTSVPRTRRRAVHISIMEGLESLRDSAHSTPVRSVSHGEAFIPRSRSQAADAGDRTAVISDEAYSPSDSVLPTPVAEHGAELPASLRQINGAPCSIEEEKESEAGTPTRGDGGDFGQEGATGALGEVEQVNKFVLSVLRLLLVTIGLLFVLLLLLIILTESDLDVAFLRDIRRTPEFEQFHYEYFCPLRRWFACKLRWVGGLLVSK, from the exons ATGTTGAGCCGATTCGTGAGTGGCAGTGTCAGGAATCTCGAACGGGAATACAGCTGCACCGTCCGGCTGCTGGACGACTCGGAATATACGTGCACCATtcag CGAGACGCGAAAGGCCAATATCTGTTCGACCTCATCTGCCACCACCTCAACTTGCTGGAGAAAGATTATTTCGGCATCAGATATGTGGACCCCGATAAGCAGCGG CACTGGTTGGAGTTAACAAGGTCTATcgctaaacaaatgaaat CTCAGCCTCCGTTCACCATGTGTCTGCGTGTCAAGTTCTACCCTCCTGATCCAGCTGCTCTCAAGGAGGAAATCACTCG ATATCTCGTCTTCCTGCAAATCAAAAGGGACCTATACCACGGCCGCCTCCTGTGCAAAACCTCGGACGCCGCGTTGCTAGCTGCCCACATCCTTCAAG CTGAGATTGGAAATTACGACCCCGGGAAGCACCCTGAAGGTTACAGCTCCAAATTCCAGTTCTTCCCCAAGCACTCGGAGAAACTGGAGCGACGCATCGCAGACATACACAAGACAGAACTGAT TGGACAGACACCTGAAACATCAGAGCGAAATTTCCTGCAGAAGGCCCAGATGTTGGAGACATATGGTGTTGATCCGCATCCGTGCAAG GACGTGTCGGGAAACCCGGCTTTCCTCGCCTTCACGCCTTTTGGTTTTGTGGTCTTGCAGGGAAACAagagagtgcattttctcaaaTG GAATGAGGTGACCAAGCTGAAATTTGAAGGCAAGACATTCCACGTTTATGTCAACCACAAGGAG GAAACAAAGATCACCCTGACATACTTTGCACCCACACCAGAGGCATGCAAACACCTTTGGAAGTGCGGCGTGGAGAACCAAGCCTTCTACAA gcTTGAGAAGTCAAGTCAGGTCCGCACAGTCTCCAGCAGCAATTTGTTCTTCAAGGGCAGCCGGTTCCGTTACAG TGGTCGCGTTGCAAAAGAAGTGATGGAACAGAGTGCCAAAATCAAACGAGAACCTCCGGAAATACACAG AGCTGGCCTGGTTCCCAGCAGGAGCTGTCCATCCATCACACACGGGCCTCGGCTCACCAGCGTGCCGCGCACACGCCGGAGAGCTGTGCACATCTCTATCATGGAGG GCCTGGAGTCACTCCGTGACAGCGCCCACTCTACCCCGGTGCGTTCGGTGTCCCACGGGGAGGCGTTCATCCCGCGCTCCCGCAGCCAGGCCGCCGACGCCGGCGACAGGACGGCGGTGATCTCGGACGAAGCGTACAGCCCCTCCGACAGCGTCCTGCCAACGCCGGTGGCCGAGCACGGCGCCGAACTGCCGGCCTCCTTGCGGCAAATTAACGGGGCGCCCTGCAGCAtcgaggaggagaaggagtcGGAAGCCGGGACCCCCACGCGAGGGGACGGGGGGGACTTTGGACAAGAGGGCGCTACGGGGGCCCTCGGCGAGGTGGAACAGGTGAATAAGTTTGTCTTGAGTGTCCTGCGTTTGCTCCTCGTCACCATCGGACTCCTCTTTGtcttgctcctcctcctcatcatcctcACCGAATCCGACCTCGACGTGGCGTTCTTACGCGACATCCGCCGGACCCCCGAATTCGAGCAGTTCCATTACGAATACTTTTGTCCCCTCAGACGGTGGTTTGCCTGCAAGCTCCGCTGGGTGGGCGGGTTGCTCGTTAGCAAATGA
- the LOC119124142 gene encoding FERM domain-containing protein 5 isoform X2, producing MLSRFVSGSVRNLEREYSCTVRLLDDSEYTCTIQRDAKGQYLFDLICHHLNLLEKDYFGIRYVDPDKQRHWLELTRSIAKQMKSQPPFTMCLRVKFYPPDPAALKEEITRYLVFLQIKRDLYHGRLLCKTSDAALLAAHILQAEIGNYDPGKHPEGYSSKFQFFPKHSEKLERRIADIHKTELIGQTPETSERNFLQKAQMLETYGVDPHPCKDVSGNPAFLAFTPFGFVVLQGNKRVHFLKWNEVTKLKFEGKTFHVYVNHKEITLTYFAPTPEACKHLWKCGVENQAFYKLEKSSQVRTVSSSNLFFKGSRFRYSGRVAKEVMEQSAKIKREPPEIHRAGLVPSRSCPSITHGPRLTSVPRTRRRAVHISIMEGLESLRDSAHSTPVRSVSHGEAFIPRSRSQAADAGDRTAVISDEAYSPSDSVLPTPVAEHGAELPASLRQINGAPCSIEEEKESEAGTPTRGDGGDFGQEGATGALGEVEQVNKFVLSVLRLLLVTIGLLFVLLLLLIILTESDLDVAFLRDIRRTPEFEQFHYEYFCPLRRWFACKLRWVGGLLVSK from the exons ATGTTGAGCCGATTCGTGAGTGGCAGTGTCAGGAATCTCGAACGGGAATACAGCTGCACCGTCCGGCTGCTGGACGACTCGGAATATACGTGCACCATtcag CGAGACGCGAAAGGCCAATATCTGTTCGACCTCATCTGCCACCACCTCAACTTGCTGGAGAAAGATTATTTCGGCATCAGATATGTGGACCCCGATAAGCAGCGG CACTGGTTGGAGTTAACAAGGTCTATcgctaaacaaatgaaat CTCAGCCTCCGTTCACCATGTGTCTGCGTGTCAAGTTCTACCCTCCTGATCCAGCTGCTCTCAAGGAGGAAATCACTCG ATATCTCGTCTTCCTGCAAATCAAAAGGGACCTATACCACGGCCGCCTCCTGTGCAAAACCTCGGACGCCGCGTTGCTAGCTGCCCACATCCTTCAAG CTGAGATTGGAAATTACGACCCCGGGAAGCACCCTGAAGGTTACAGCTCCAAATTCCAGTTCTTCCCCAAGCACTCGGAGAAACTGGAGCGACGCATCGCAGACATACACAAGACAGAACTGAT TGGACAGACACCTGAAACATCAGAGCGAAATTTCCTGCAGAAGGCCCAGATGTTGGAGACATATGGTGTTGATCCGCATCCGTGCAAG GACGTGTCGGGAAACCCGGCTTTCCTCGCCTTCACGCCTTTTGGTTTTGTGGTCTTGCAGGGAAACAagagagtgcattttctcaaaTG GAATGAGGTGACCAAGCTGAAATTTGAAGGCAAGACATTCCACGTTTATGTCAACCACAAGGAG ATCACCCTGACATACTTTGCACCCACACCAGAGGCATGCAAACACCTTTGGAAGTGCGGCGTGGAGAACCAAGCCTTCTACAA gcTTGAGAAGTCAAGTCAGGTCCGCACAGTCTCCAGCAGCAATTTGTTCTTCAAGGGCAGCCGGTTCCGTTACAG TGGTCGCGTTGCAAAAGAAGTGATGGAACAGAGTGCCAAAATCAAACGAGAACCTCCGGAAATACACAG AGCTGGCCTGGTTCCCAGCAGGAGCTGTCCATCCATCACACACGGGCCTCGGCTCACCAGCGTGCCGCGCACACGCCGGAGAGCTGTGCACATCTCTATCATGGAGG GCCTGGAGTCACTCCGTGACAGCGCCCACTCTACCCCGGTGCGTTCGGTGTCCCACGGGGAGGCGTTCATCCCGCGCTCCCGCAGCCAGGCCGCCGACGCCGGCGACAGGACGGCGGTGATCTCGGACGAAGCGTACAGCCCCTCCGACAGCGTCCTGCCAACGCCGGTGGCCGAGCACGGCGCCGAACTGCCGGCCTCCTTGCGGCAAATTAACGGGGCGCCCTGCAGCAtcgaggaggagaaggagtcGGAAGCCGGGACCCCCACGCGAGGGGACGGGGGGGACTTTGGACAAGAGGGCGCTACGGGGGCCCTCGGCGAGGTGGAACAGGTGAATAAGTTTGTCTTGAGTGTCCTGCGTTTGCTCCTCGTCACCATCGGACTCCTCTTTGtcttgctcctcctcctcatcatcctcACCGAATCCGACCTCGACGTGGCGTTCTTACGCGACATCCGCCGGACCCCCGAATTCGAGCAGTTCCATTACGAATACTTTTGTCCCCTCAGACGGTGGTTTGCCTGCAAGCTCCGCTGGGTGGGCGGGTTGCTCGTTAGCAAATGA